In Burkholderia sp. GAS332, one DNA window encodes the following:
- a CDS encoding ribosome-associated protein encodes MPNLDFTLTGDYVELHNLLKITGLADSGGQAKMMVADGAVTVDGQVETRKTCKIRAGQVVLLGDTRIAVHEA; translated from the coding sequence ATGCCCAACCTCGATTTCACACTGACCGGCGACTACGTCGAACTGCATAATCTCCTGAAGATAACGGGGCTCGCGGACAGCGGCGGGCAGGCAAAAATGATGGTCGCGGACGGTGCGGTGACCGTCGACGGCCAGGTCGAAACGCGTAAAACCTGCAAAATCCGCGCGGGGCAGGTCGTGCTGCTCGGTGATACGCGAATCGCAGTGCACGAGGCTTAA
- a CDS encoding DNA helicase-2 / ATP-dependent DNA helicase PcrA, giving the protein MDIQYASSRQRHPRSESTVLSVAESPPSSYSGTESAAWLAKLNDAQREAVEFGADSPNAPPGALLVIAGAGSGKTNTLAHRVANLVVKGADPRRILLLTFSRRAALEMTRRVTRIAGAALGTRAALAQGLTWSGTFHSVGARLLREYAELIGLAPAFTINDREDSADLMNLVRHELGLSAKERRFPAKGTCFAIYSRVVNTGASLTDVLNSAFPWCREWDADLRMLFAAYVDAKQKQSVLDYDDLLLYWSHMAAEPAIAADLSARFDYVLVDEYQDTNRLQASILLALKPNGRGLTVVGDDAQSIYSFRGATVRNILDFPAHFNPPAKQITLERNYRSTGPILAASNAVIELASERYTKNLWTDKASAQRPRLVTVADEADQARYIVEQVLEAREQGMKLKSQAVLFRAAHHSAALEIELTRRNIPFVKFGGLKFLDSVHVKDVLALLRWAENPRDRVAGFRVVQLLPGVGPATAAKVLDEVVARLGAGNPADLTHSAGGALAAFAPPARAQEDWHPFVKLMSSVYGRQTPWPAEFEMVRRWYEPHLERNHEDAAIRHADVLQMESIAGTYASRERFLTELTLDPPDATSDESGVPLIDEDYLILSTIHSAKGQEWRNVFVLNGVDGCIPSDLGTGSEEEIDEERRLLYVAMTRAKEDLHIVVPQRFYVHNQTHMGDRHVWASRTRFIPAHLMPLFDAYAWPRVPVPSAPTAAGLAAAAQAKIEIGARLRKMWD; this is encoded by the coding sequence ATGGATATACAGTATGCGTCGTCGCGTCAACGCCACCCCAGGTCCGAATCCACCGTGCTCTCCGTCGCTGAATCTCCGCCATCGTCCTATTCCGGTACCGAGAGCGCCGCCTGGCTGGCCAAGCTCAACGACGCGCAACGCGAGGCCGTCGAATTCGGCGCCGACAGCCCCAACGCGCCACCGGGCGCGCTGCTGGTGATCGCGGGGGCGGGCTCCGGCAAGACCAACACGCTGGCGCATCGCGTCGCCAATCTGGTGGTGAAGGGCGCCGACCCGCGCCGTATCCTGCTGCTGACCTTCTCACGCCGCGCCGCGCTCGAAATGACCCGCCGCGTCACGCGCATCGCCGGAGCGGCACTTGGCACGCGCGCCGCGTTGGCGCAAGGGCTGACGTGGTCGGGCACTTTCCACAGTGTCGGCGCGCGGCTCTTGCGCGAATACGCGGAGCTGATCGGCCTCGCGCCCGCCTTCACGATTAACGACCGTGAGGATTCCGCCGACCTGATGAATCTCGTGCGCCACGAGCTGGGTTTGTCGGCGAAAGAACGGCGTTTTCCGGCCAAGGGCACCTGCTTCGCAATCTACTCGCGCGTGGTGAACACCGGCGCGTCGCTCACCGACGTGCTCAACAGCGCGTTTCCCTGGTGCCGCGAGTGGGACGCCGATCTGCGCATGTTGTTCGCGGCGTACGTCGACGCCAAGCAGAAGCAGAGCGTGCTCGACTACGACGACCTGCTGCTCTACTGGTCGCATATGGCCGCTGAGCCTGCGATCGCGGCCGATCTGTCGGCGCGCTTCGATTACGTTCTGGTCGACGAGTACCAGGACACCAACCGCCTGCAGGCGTCGATCCTGCTCGCGCTGAAGCCCAACGGCCGCGGCCTGACTGTGGTCGGCGACGACGCCCAGTCGATCTATTCATTTCGCGGCGCGACCGTGCGCAACATTCTCGACTTCCCGGCGCACTTCAACCCGCCCGCCAAACAGATCACGCTCGAGCGCAATTACCGCTCGACCGGGCCGATTCTGGCGGCGTCGAATGCGGTGATCGAGCTCGCGAGCGAGCGCTACACGAAGAATCTGTGGACCGACAAGGCCTCGGCGCAGCGCCCGCGTCTGGTGACGGTCGCCGACGAAGCGGATCAGGCGCGCTACATCGTCGAGCAGGTGCTCGAAGCGCGCGAGCAGGGCATGAAGCTGAAGTCGCAGGCGGTGCTGTTTCGCGCCGCCCATCACAGCGCCGCACTCGAGATCGAACTGACCCGGCGCAACATTCCGTTCGTGAAGTTCGGCGGCCTGAAGTTCCTCGACTCGGTGCATGTCAAGGATGTGCTCGCCTTGCTGCGCTGGGCGGAGAATCCACGCGACCGTGTCGCGGGTTTTCGCGTCGTGCAGTTGCTGCCGGGCGTCGGTCCCGCCACCGCCGCGAAGGTGCTGGACGAGGTCGTGGCCCGTTTGGGCGCTGGCAATCCGGCCGATCTCACTCATAGCGCCGGCGGCGCGTTGGCGGCCTTTGCGCCGCCTGCTCGTGCGCAGGAAGACTGGCATCCGTTCGTCAAGCTGATGTCGAGCGTGTACGGCCGCCAGACGCCGTGGCCGGCCGAGTTCGAAATGGTGCGGCGCTGGTACGAGCCGCATCTCGAACGCAATCATGAGGACGCGGCGATCCGTCACGCAGACGTGCTGCAGATGGAAAGCATCGCGGGCACCTATGCCTCGCGCGAACGCTTCCTGACCGAGCTGACGCTCGATCCGCCGGACGCCACCAGCGACGAATCCGGCGTGCCGCTGATCGACGAGGACTACCTGATCCTGTCCACGATCCATTCGGCGAAAGGGCAGGAGTGGCGCAACGTGTTCGTGCTGAACGGCGTCGACGGTTGCATTCCGTCCGATCTCGGCACGGGCAGCGAGGAGGAAATCGACGAGGAACGGCGCCTGTTATATGTGGCGATGACGCGTGCGAAGGAAGACCTGCATATTGTCGTGCCGCAGCGCTTTTACGTGCACAACCAGACGCATATGGGCGACCGTCACGTTTGGGCGTCGCGCACGCGGTTCATTCCGGCGCATCTGATGCCCTTGTTCGACGCGTACGCTTGGCCGCGCGTACCGGTGCCGAGCGCCCCCACAGCGGCGGGGTTGGCCGCGGCGGCGCAGGCGAAGATCGAGATTGGGGCCAGGCTCAGGAAGATGTGGGATTGA